A genomic region of Plasmodium falciparum 3D7 genome assembly, chromosome: 11 contains the following coding sequences:
- a CDS encoding exported protein family 4, with amino-acid sequence MNFFHVIILDVGIVICLYLIIYKNSDIKWKKHINCCKYHFYFFSSKRCLLQHMVEEPFEKKDKSGVLLKDKNTEEGRKKERQKPMCIKSINKKKKKNNNNNNNNVLKNLNNEEINKQRNMTNERIRNKNKNDKGVENISSNTQMEEKNIICKDINSNVILNQNEINDDQMVQKIKENFVKDLMKNENKEIFKQIETINSVGTMAKIKNSLYSIIFKGSNFWKGLGIYLGTLSGAVLGQLILAGILQFGTFSVMNFSIYFSAVPSFIAFSSFVGIILLSIIIVICLLVWLWPSRGKLMGKDKTENKSDT; translated from the exons atgaatttttttcatgtaataatattagatGTTGGAATTGTAATATGCTTATATTTAATCATttataaa aATAGTGATATAAAATGGaagaaacatataaattgttgtaaatatcatttttactttttttcaaGTAAGAGATGCTTATTACAACATATGGTTGAAGAACCGTTTGAGAAAAAAGACAAATCTGgtgttttattaaaagacAAAAATACTGAAGagggaagaaaaaaagaaagacaAAAGCCTATGTGTattaaatcaataaataaaaaaaaaaaaaaaaacaacaataataataataataatgtgttaaaaaatttaaataatgaagaaataaataaacaacgAAATATGACGAATGAAAGAAtacgaaataaaaataaaaatgataaaggaGTTGAGAATATTTCAAGTAATACACAgatggaagaaaaaaatataatatgtaaagaTATAAATTCGAATGTAATATTAAATCAAAACGAAATAAATGACGATCAAATggttcaaaaaataaaagaaaattttgtcaaggatttaatgaaaaatgaaaacaaagaaatatttaaacaGATAGAAACAATTAATTCAGTTGGTACTATggcaaaaattaaaaattcattatataGCATAATATTTAAAGGGTCTAATTTTTGGAAGGGTCTAGGAATATATTTAGGTACATTGTCAGGTGCTGTACTAGGGCAATTGATTTTAGCAGGTATTTTGCAATTCGGAACATTTTCTGTTATGAATTtttcaatttatttttcaGCTGTTCCTTCATTTATAGCATTCAGTAGTTTTGTaggaataatattattaagcATTATAATTGTTATTTGTCTTCTTGTGTGGTTGTGGCCATCAAGAGGGAAATTGATGGGTAAAGATAAAACAGAAAATAAAAGtgatacataa
- a CDS encoding exported protein family 3, with amino-acid sequence MNYFLSLFNVSLFFLLIFKYSYKNIVKKDLQDKFNKSIITINIASRILTENNKKWYKKYIYTSIFSGNKNPQKRERKNEEENQKDNTKVDNDNNMENEMENHIDDSIDDPMDDLMNDKWEHHNSLEDRIKEYYTLTDPSDGEENNSFFKKLKLIMNILDEVHSDLLINNSVTDGSIFSPELVPISVLSTMTLACPPIGTVTLPYITNRINFLNRYEGQNIHTEHDLKIFK; translated from the exons atgaaCTACTTTCTGTCACTTTTTAATGTATCCTTATTTTTTctcttaatatttaaatattcatacaaa AATATAGTAAAAAAAGATCTACAAGATAAATTTAACAAATccataataacaataaatataGCAAGTCGAATACTaacagaaaataataaaaaatggtataagaaatatatttatacatcaATATTTAGTGGAAATAAAAATCCACaaaaaagagaaagaaaaaatgaagaggAAAATCAAAAAGACAATACAAAAGtggataatgataataatatggaaaatgAGATGGAAAATCATATAGATGATTCTATAGACGACCCTATGGATGATCTTATGAATGATAAATGGGAACATCATAATTCATTGGAAGATAGAATAAAAGAATACTATACATTAACAGACCCATCAGATGGCgaagaaaataattcattttttaaaaaacttaaattaattatgaatatattagatGAAGTGCATTctgatttattaataaataatagtgTTACAGATGGAAGTATTTTTTCTCCCGAACTTGTACCTATAAGTGTTTTATCAACCATGACATTAGCCTGTCCACCTATAGGAACTGTCACTCTTCCTTATATTACTAACagaataaattttttgaataGATATGAAGGacaaaatatacacacagaacatgatttaaaaatatttaaatga
- a CDS encoding Pfmc-2TM Maurer's cleft two transmembrane protein, which translates to MFHYIYKIYIFTIILCASNLFNNNVVEIGTYKLSYHNGGIQFRMLAQKNDNKKSFGNTLTNILFKDKKKKNLDPQISSLVSLVDNMDITQEKKDKIKNLSLKYINSRDVKEKNESINELQKYSNNEECKEQMDSYLMHLRMQNDIKCLKRKNLWNNIGINSITLSLIIIMIMIACMFAICNAPQYIYVPASFLLIFIIYIVARYFPDMKIGFKKLKTKLNTFFQNKKQITK; encoded by the exons atgtttcattatatttataaaatatatatttttaccatAATACTATGTGCATCTAATCTATTTAATAac aatGTAGTAGAAATTGGAACATACAAATTATCATACCATAATGGAGGGATACAATTCAGAATGTTAGcacaaaaaaatgataataaaaaatcattCGGAAATACCTTAACGAATATATTGTTTaaggacaaaaaaaaaaaaaatcttgaTCCTCAAATTTCATCTCTAGTCAGTTTAGTAGATAATATGGATATAactcaagaaaaaaaagataaaatcaaaaatctctcattaaaatatataaatagtagagatgtaaaagaaaaaaatgaatcaaTTAATGAACTTCaaaaatatagtaataaCGAAGAATGTAAAGAACAAATGGATAGTTATTTAATGCATCTTCGTAtgcaaaatgatataaaatgtttaaaaagaaaaaatttgtGGAATAATATTGGGATTAATTCTATTACCTTATCCTTAatcattataatgataatgatagcATGTATGTTTGCTATTTGTAATGCTcctcaatatatatatgttcctgcatcttttcttttaatttttattatctatatagtTGCTCGTTATTTTCCTGACATGAAAATaggttttaaaaaattaaaaacaaaattgaacacattttttcaaaacaaaaagcaaataacaaaataa
- a CDS encoding exported protein family 1: protein MIIIVPFIFFNLIFTSDMMYEYIENTKVPIFVKLFFGKSIFIEDIFYYVGMIMKEMMEGQNIREEEVAELLKDRLDLYIDNEDEWEKLMENEISMLLKSSFSSFILESIGWTYENVSNIFLEEKANSGINKKDIYLKEANERMIRNSIVLRQCKSRFISIITNYYPFKEQNNPFIKQAQYVSSSNYVLDDIINNIDYSIDNIHRAIDNLYYEHILNLLEEEKNEILEEILRNILKIILCDVETTVRRSAQKVLQNAEGDTNLMLKRAKGLQSLGKMILQKVN, encoded by the coding sequence atgataattattgttccttttatattttttaatttaatatttacctCTGATATGATGTAtgaatatattgaaaatacCAAAGTACCTATTTttgttaaattattttttgggaaaagtatttttattgaagatatattttattatgttggTATGATTATGAAAGAAATGATGGAAGGGCAAAATATAAGAGAAGAGGAAGTAGctgaattattaaaagatagattagatttatatatagataatgaAGATGAATGGGAGAAGTTAATGGAAAATGAAATTAGCATGTTATTAAAGTCTTCATTTTCTAGTTTTATATTAGAGTCTATAGGATGGACATATGAGAATGtttctaatatttttttagaaGAAAAAGCAAATTCtggtataaataaaaaagatatatatttaaaagaagcTAATGAGAGAATGATTAGAAATTCAATTGTTTTGAGACAATGTAAAAGTCGttttatatctataataacaaattattatccttttaaagaacaaaataatccTTTTATAAAGCAGGCACAATATGTATCCTCATCTAATTATGTATtggatgatataataaataatatagactATAGTATAGATAATATACATAGAGCCATAGATAATTTATActatgaacatatattaaatttattagaggaagaaaaaaatgaaatactagaagaaatattaaggaatattctaaaaattattttgtgtGATGTTGAAACAACGGTAAGAAGATCAGCACAAAAAGTATTACAAAATGCAGAAGGAGATACAAATTTGATGCTTAAAAGAGCTAAAGGATTACAATCATTGGGTAAAATGATATTACAGAAGGTTAATTga
- a CDS encoding DnaJ protein, putative — protein sequence MLYFNLSNMNMSKKRLNKNNVNYKFEFINLFDKNGKNKRKITSWKFCKSLILTTLGMLYIFLLKVDIGTIKNCTSKNFTHKKRRLYENEFFNNYNDEFSNENYNKVGEKYFHCIKTAKFIDDDSSDVLVKEHDNNIKELENYNLFESDEINSNSNYKEGEKLNQIDEISPSVIRNIKDEGYNIDDNSYSLNFNLDYSVDRTYYDILNVNVDASLNEIKNNYYNLALEYFLDKNTNDLKRKMEFEKISEAYQILSDKEKREKYHKEGLDVAKDMFIMDPSILFMLNYSLVQLFPYIGKYDITTIINFVTDQFTRGNIFETLIGKSSLEKYGDLIRKMDEKEEERKNKLVLFLKDRLQEYVDVDEDTWIIKMENEIMGLLESKFSSYIIESVGWVYENVARAFIGKEGKVMSMDEKKARKQAKHREQMNRKEAMIWSFRTVSSIGYILSGEPKNHLMIHGVTCNMYNYNEMNNFYNYDDKLVCHYPNGYSINKMFHRIIHTFVKTMTVYFLDIIESIVRVVAETVLYDESDDIKIRLKRARGMKKLGILMQKVARIRSEQFGEDKVDF from the exons atgttatattttaactTATCTAATATGAACATGTCTAAAAAGAgattgaataaaaataatgtgaaTTACAAAtttgaatttataaatttatttgataaaaatgggaagaataaaagaaaaattacaaGTTGGAAATTTTGTAAATCTCTTATATTAACTACCTTAGggatgttatatatttttttattg AAAGTAGATATAGGTACAATAAAGAATTGCACTTCAAAAAATTTTACACATAAAAAGAGACgtttatatgaaaatgaattttttaataattataatgatgaatTTTCAAACGAAAATTATAACAAAGTtggagaaaaatattttcattgtATTAAAACAGCAAAATTTATTGATGATGATTCTTCAGATGTACTTGTAAAAGaacatgataataatataaaggaaCTTGAGAActataatttatttgaaagtgatgaaataaatagtaatagtaattatAAAGAAGGAGAAAAACTGAATCAAATAGATGAAATATCTCCAAGTGTTATTAGGAATATAAAAGATGAGGGTTATAATATTGATGATAACTCTTATTCcttaaattttaatttagaTTATTCTGTTGACAGAACTTactatgatatattaaatgtgaATGTGGATGCATcattaaatgaaataaaaaataattattataatttagctttagaatattttttagatAAGAATACAaatgatttaaaaagaaaaatggaaTTCGAGAAAATTAGCGAAGCATATCAAATATTAAGTGATAAggaaaaaagagaaaaatacCATAAGGAAGGATTAGATGTAGCAAAAGATATGTTTATAATGGATCCatccattttatttatgcTTAATTATAGTTTAGTTCAATTGTTTCCATATATAggaaaatatgatataacaactataataaattttgtaaCTGATCAATTTACTAGaggaaatatatttgaaacaTTAATAGGGAAAAGCTCATTAGAAAAATATGGAgatttaataagaaaaatggatgaaaaagaagaagaaagaaaaaataaactagttttatttttaaaggaTAGGTTACAAGAATATGTAGATGTTGATGAGGATACCTggattataaaaatggaaaatgaAATTATGGGATTACTTGAATCCAAATTTTCAAGCTATATTATAGAATCAGTTGGATGGGTATATGAAAATGTTGCCAGAGCGTTTATTGGAAAAGAAGGAAAAGTAATGAGTATGGATGAAAAAAAGGCAAGAAAACAAGCAAAACATAGAGAACAAATGAATAGGAAGGAAGCCATGATATGGAGTTTTAGAACAGTTTCTTCTATTGGATATATTTTGTCAGGAGAGCCAAAAAATCATCTAATGATTCACGGAGTAACttgtaatatgtataattataatgaaatgaataatttttataattacgATGATAAATTGGTATGCCATTATCCAAATGGATactcaataaataaaatgtttcatagaataatacatacatttgTAAAAACTATGACAGTATACTTTTTGGATATTATTGAATCAATAGTTAGAGTTGTAGCAGAAACGGTTTTGTATGATGAAagtgatgatataaaaattcGCTTAAAACGAGCAAGAGGAATGAAGAAATTGGGTATTTTAATGCAAAAGGTTGCAAGAATTAGAAGTGAGCAATTTGGAGAAGACAAAGttgatttttaa